A stretch of Prosthecobacter debontii DNA encodes these proteins:
- a CDS encoding phage capsid protein — MSAEITQFYETEFAKNWEMKVQQKDSRLLPTVTTDSFRGKRKWYNQLDAGVMTEVTERKGDTPDGDTTGTKYWIYRRKFEFVRTWDEDDEMQLGSIALPDSDEIASFTAAEARTKDDVIIQAFDGTRKVGETGTETETFPSGQSVPATYPPGGPMVSMGLTVQKILRAKKILDENEVDDEDRYFVTSSQQLQDMLNITEITSGDYVNVKALVDGEVSMFAGFTFVRSERLPVDGNGLRSCFAYHKSGIRWADAGRSVHIDVLPNKRHARQLRGVCRMGAVRVEDKRVVRVLCDETPGVS; from the coding sequence ATGTCAGCCGAAATCACGCAATTCTACGAAACTGAGTTCGCCAAGAACTGGGAGATGAAAGTCCAGCAGAAGGACTCTCGCCTCCTCCCCACCGTCACCACCGATTCCTTCCGCGGGAAGCGCAAGTGGTATAACCAATTGGATGCCGGAGTCATGACCGAGGTCACGGAGCGCAAGGGGGATACGCCCGATGGCGATACCACCGGCACCAAATACTGGATCTACCGCCGCAAGTTCGAATTCGTCCGCACCTGGGATGAGGATGATGAGATGCAGCTCGGCTCCATCGCCCTGCCGGATTCTGATGAGATCGCCAGCTTCACTGCTGCCGAAGCCCGCACGAAGGATGATGTGATCATCCAGGCCTTCGACGGCACTCGCAAGGTGGGGGAAACCGGCACGGAGACGGAGACCTTCCCGAGTGGTCAAAGTGTGCCCGCCACGTATCCTCCCGGTGGACCGATGGTGAGCATGGGCCTGACGGTGCAAAAGATCCTGCGTGCCAAGAAGATCCTGGATGAAAATGAAGTGGACGATGAAGATCGTTACTTCGTCACCAGCTCTCAGCAGCTCCAGGACATGCTGAACATCACGGAGATCACCTCGGGTGATTACGTGAATGTGAAGGCCCTGGTGGATGGGGAAGTGAGCATGTTTGCCGGCTTCACCTTCGTGCGCAGTGAGCGCCTGCCGGTGGATGGCAATGGACTGCGCTCCTGCTTTGCCTACCACAAATCCGGCATCCGCTGGGCCGATGCAGGCCGCAGTGTGCACATCGATGTGCTGCCGAACAAGCGTCATGCCCGCCAACTGCGCGGTGTCTGCCGCATGGGCGCGGTGCGTGTGGAGGATAAACGCGTGGTGCGTGTGCTCTGCGACGAAACACCCGGCGTCTCCTGA
- a CDS encoding carbohydrate-binding protein, translating into MINQIQANFNGGEVTPLMDARVDSAKYSSGCRILQNFIVRPYGGVFRRPGTEFCGFAKSNTQNTRLISFRRSTEVNLALEMGDRYIRFWRDVAGVGKPLVASGAVMFARTLWVTGQSYSVGTIRHYNNVSYQCTQAHTATTNNRPGDGTDGTSIFWSDYWQVHYLEAGTLLSEGGNTYYCRERHSPGSSFAGDSAYWYQLSLGVAPNNQIIYEVPTPWTQAEIFDLQVCQINDVLILTHPNHHPLRLTRHEELRWVLEPVPFDFAPTLDVNESSVNVQVQYDVDEWVTGIAYAKGTRVIGDNGVLYTCYKGGVNSTTTNKPSLENTASIAIWNRGSSGEAIPKWAAGKSYPAGAKVRYGKGIFQSRKSHTSTAAVQGRYGLVGGNEPVRGQTWTSFWTRSEADTDLSGIDFKLVATGDVFTEEDVGNIWRVDVGTSGLYAKLATTATAVSEEMFFQGDFLLTTNWAQGYAMIGTIFVEESLDGVTWQKIRSFVTSDNHDGNISWTGETPAAGAWYRINVEFTSGGAGATVRLEPATSVLALPFKIESNVYNSGVLNKREVKGSIIMPSNSLPPPNAIGVSTSIFYKPAFSAQDGYPRAVGFHDSRLWFAGTRSYPARMWASQVEDYYNFMPGSLDTSGMDLTLAAVQSNDIQWLCSFNRALVVGTSGEEWTVDSGTEDLALTPTSLRARPRTQYGSCGIQPIRAAETLIWCQRDRRKFREFAFRFEIDGYSAPEMTLLAEHISGTGIQQLAYQSSPDPTLWAVRQDGALVGFSYDREQQITAWHRHVTGDVSMPDQFLSVATLHGDYADQIWFVVRRNGQQLIERFNPEQMKWVFGAPRSTLSLPASSSGVSVDQLLDSFMDSQITVTGVSYGGGRSYSIPHLKNRQVVTPGLRTASAMTVPSDGTLQVQNTSAYPTKTLWGLSYSSVLTPTRLDVPLQEGTSLLKLFRLTRMQLKLFRYCGYGLKLFEKPYPADIAGVQDISLAQFERYPAYHSLLTTEGYTGSTDVLSTTFEWTRHPQMTLLIRDAGFVGILGAVLNFDMGGG; encoded by the coding sequence ATGATCAATCAAATCCAGGCGAATTTCAATGGTGGGGAAGTGACCCCGCTGATGGATGCACGGGTGGACTCGGCGAAATACAGCTCCGGCTGCCGCATCCTCCAGAACTTCATCGTCCGTCCCTACGGCGGCGTGTTCCGCCGACCCGGCACGGAGTTTTGTGGATTCGCCAAGTCCAACACCCAGAATACCCGGCTGATTTCGTTTCGCCGCTCCACGGAGGTGAATTTGGCCTTGGAGATGGGAGATCGTTACATCCGCTTTTGGCGTGATGTGGCCGGTGTGGGGAAGCCTCTGGTGGCGAGCGGAGCCGTGATGTTCGCGCGCACTCTGTGGGTCACGGGGCAATCCTATAGCGTAGGGACGATCCGCCACTACAACAACGTCAGTTATCAATGCACGCAGGCTCACACGGCGACCACGAACAATCGACCAGGCGATGGCACCGATGGGACTAGCATCTTCTGGTCAGACTATTGGCAGGTGCACTACCTCGAGGCGGGCACCTTGTTGAGTGAGGGGGGCAATACCTATTATTGTCGGGAACGGCACAGCCCGGGTTCCTCCTTTGCTGGAGACAGTGCCTATTGGTATCAGCTTTCCTTGGGGGTCGCACCTAACAATCAGATCATCTATGAGGTGCCGACTCCCTGGACGCAGGCTGAGATCTTCGATCTTCAGGTCTGTCAGATCAATGATGTGCTGATCCTGACGCATCCGAACCATCATCCCCTGAGATTGACGCGGCATGAGGAACTGCGCTGGGTGCTGGAGCCAGTGCCTTTTGACTTCGCACCGACTCTGGATGTGAACGAATCTTCGGTGAACGTGCAAGTGCAGTATGATGTGGATGAATGGGTGACGGGGATTGCGTATGCCAAAGGCACCCGAGTGATCGGGGATAATGGGGTGCTTTATACCTGTTACAAAGGTGGCGTGAACTCGACCACCACGAACAAACCCAGCCTCGAGAACACCGCTTCGATCGCCATCTGGAACCGAGGCAGTAGTGGTGAGGCCATCCCGAAATGGGCGGCTGGGAAAAGCTATCCGGCCGGGGCGAAGGTGCGCTACGGCAAAGGCATCTTTCAATCGCGAAAGTCGCATACCTCCACCGCCGCCGTGCAGGGGCGCTACGGCTTAGTCGGCGGGAATGAGCCTGTGCGCGGCCAGACGTGGACCAGCTTCTGGACACGCTCCGAAGCCGATACGGACCTCTCGGGCATCGACTTCAAGCTGGTGGCGACGGGGGATGTCTTCACCGAAGAAGATGTGGGGAATATCTGGCGGGTGGATGTGGGCACGAGCGGTCTTTATGCCAAGCTCGCTACCACCGCCACGGCGGTCTCTGAAGAGATGTTTTTCCAAGGTGACTTTCTGCTGACCACCAACTGGGCTCAGGGCTACGCCATGATCGGCACCATCTTTGTGGAAGAGAGCCTGGATGGGGTGACCTGGCAAAAGATCCGCTCCTTTGTGACCAGTGATAATCACGATGGTAACATCTCCTGGACGGGTGAGACGCCGGCGGCAGGCGCGTGGTATCGCATCAATGTCGAATTCACCAGCGGAGGTGCCGGAGCCACAGTGCGCCTGGAGCCTGCGACGTCGGTGCTGGCTCTGCCGTTTAAGATCGAGTCGAATGTCTATAATTCCGGGGTCCTGAATAAACGCGAGGTGAAGGGCAGCATCATCATGCCGTCGAATTCCCTGCCACCGCCGAATGCCATCGGAGTCAGCACCTCCATCTTCTACAAGCCGGCGTTTTCGGCTCAGGATGGATATCCGCGTGCGGTGGGCTTTCATGATTCCCGGCTCTGGTTTGCCGGCACGCGCTCTTACCCGGCGCGCATGTGGGCCTCCCAGGTGGAGGACTATTACAATTTCATGCCAGGCTCGCTGGATACTTCGGGGATGGATCTGACTCTGGCGGCGGTGCAGTCGAATGATATCCAGTGGCTGTGCTCCTTTAACCGGGCCTTGGTGGTGGGGACCAGCGGAGAGGAGTGGACGGTGGACAGTGGCACGGAGGATCTCGCGCTGACGCCCACAAGTCTTCGCGCCAGACCGAGAACTCAGTATGGCTCCTGCGGGATCCAGCCCATCCGTGCCGCGGAGACGCTGATCTGGTGCCAGCGGGATCGGCGTAAATTCCGAGAGTTCGCCTTTCGTTTCGAGATCGATGGTTATTCCGCGCCGGAGATGACCCTGCTGGCAGAGCACATTAGTGGCACAGGCATCCAGCAGTTGGCTTATCAGAGTTCCCCAGATCCCACTCTCTGGGCGGTGCGGCAGGATGGTGCCCTAGTGGGCTTCAGTTATGATCGTGAGCAGCAGATCACCGCCTGGCATCGGCATGTGACCGGGGATGTGAGCATGCCGGATCAGTTTCTCTCCGTGGCCACTCTGCATGGGGACTACGCGGATCAGATCTGGTTCGTGGTCCGTCGTAATGGCCAGCAGTTGATCGAGCGTTTCAATCCTGAGCAGATGAAGTGGGTCTTTGGCGCCCCACGCAGCACCTTGAGTCTTCCCGCATCCTCCAGCGGTGTCAGCGTGGATCAGCTTTTGGACAGCTTTATGGATTCTCAGATCACGGTCACGGGGGTGAGCTATGGAGGAGGCCGATCTTACTCCATCCCGCATCTCAAGAATCGTCAGGTGGTGACGCCGGGCTTACGCACCGCCAGTGCCATGACGGTGCCTTCCGACGGCACGCTGCAAGTGCAGAACACGAGTGCTTACCCCACCAAAACCTTGTGGGGGCTGTCCTACAGCTCCGTGCTCACCCCGACCCGGCTGGATGTGCCCTTGCAAGAAGGGACTTCTCTGTTGAAGCTCTTCCGGCTGACACGGATGCAACTGAAGCTCTTCCGCTACTGCGGTTATGGTCTGAAGCTTTTTGAAAAGCCTTATCCGGCGGACATCGCTGGCGTGCAGGACATCAGCCTGGCTCAGTTCGAGCGATACCCGGCCTATCACAGTCTGCTGACCACGGAGGGCTACACGGGCAGCACGGATGTGCTCAGCACGACCTTCGAATGGACACGGCATCCTCAGATGACGTTGCTCATCCGTGATGCGGGTTTTGTCGGTATCCTTGGCGCGGTGTTGAACTTCGATATGGGCGGCGGTTAA